A stretch of the Deinococcus misasensis DSM 22328 genome encodes the following:
- a CDS encoding M20 family metallopeptidase yields the protein MQDVLQLLQAQQDSMVQDLRTLVEIESPSRNAEQIRKVGDVVEGWLNLLGARSERIASSNGDHRLFRLPSPNPQRILILSHADTVWEMGTLSRLSFRIDGDRAYGPGSYDMKGGIVQAVWALKALQTRGMFPCQIDFLLTSDEEIGSRTSSGLIEELAQGAQAVLVIEPSNPGTYTLKTSRKGVGDFYVTVQGKAAHAGGQPEKGVNAILELSRQVLHVTALGTPSKGTTINVGVIHGGTASNVVPAEAWMHVDLRVTTLSEAQRVEEAMKSLHAFDERARVTVTGGLNRPPFERTEGTAHLYELAREVANSLGFVLGEDASGGGSDGNFTASIAPTLDGLGACGDGAHAEHEHVIVSEMPRRAALLAGLILALNPAPEETADPAASPE from the coding sequence ATGGTGCAGGACCTGCGCACCCTTGTGGAAATCGAATCTCCCAGCCGCAACGCCGAGCAGATCCGCAAGGTGGGCGATGTGGTGGAAGGCTGGTTGAACCTGCTTGGTGCCCGCAGTGAGCGCATCGCGTCCAGCAATGGAGACCATCGCCTGTTTCGCCTGCCGTCTCCCAACCCCCAGAGAATCCTGATCCTCTCCCATGCCGACACCGTGTGGGAGATGGGCACCCTCAGCCGCTTGTCGTTTCGCATTGACGGAGACCGGGCGTATGGCCCCGGCAGCTATGACATGAAGGGGGGCATCGTGCAGGCGGTCTGGGCCTTAAAAGCCCTGCAAACCCGGGGCATGTTTCCCTGCCAGATTGATTTCCTGCTCACCAGCGATGAGGAGATCGGCTCCAGAACCTCTTCCGGCCTGATCGAAGAACTGGCGCAAGGGGCTCAAGCTGTGCTGGTCATTGAACCCTCCAACCCCGGCACCTACACCCTGAAAACCAGCCGCAAGGGGGTGGGGGATTTTTACGTGACCGTGCAAGGCAAGGCCGCCCACGCCGGAGGGCAACCCGAGAAAGGGGTCAATGCCATTCTGGAATTGTCCCGTCAGGTGCTGCATGTGACCGCTCTGGGCACGCCATCCAAAGGGACCACCATCAATGTGGGGGTCATCCATGGCGGAACCGCGAGCAACGTGGTCCCTGCCGAGGCGTGGATGCACGTTGATCTGCGGGTCACCACCCTGTCGGAAGCCCAGAGGGTCGAGGAGGCCATGAAATCCCTGCATGCCTTCGATGAGCGTGCCCGGGTGACCGTGACTGGTGGGCTGAACCGCCCTCCGTTTGAACGCACCGAAGGGACCGCCCACCTGTACGAACTGGCCCGTGAGGTGGCCAACAGCCTCGGGTTTGTGCTGGGAGAAGATGCCAGTGGCGGAGGCAGTGACGGGAATTTCACGGCCAGCATTGCGCCCACTCTGGATGGGCTCGGGGCTTGTGGGGATGGTGCCCACGCAGAGCACGAACATGTGATCGTGTCCGAGATGCCCAGACGTGCCGCTTTGCTGGCAGGCCTGATCCTTGCACTCAATCCAGCCCCCGAGGAAACGGCAGATCCTGCTGCAAGCCCAGAATGA